A portion of the Hoplias malabaricus isolate fHopMal1 chromosome 1, fHopMal1.hap1, whole genome shotgun sequence genome contains these proteins:
- the LOC136702961 gene encoding LIM domain-containing protein produces the protein MEVKSNMRRAQSLRSISADHSLSWTEAGLRDRRKSVSQLVAQYQNSAGGKAKAKSDSVENQQRLTLQFTAIPVTGPQTKPDSPLQSHESKERPKVRSSLPSNTPLTRSKSMEILPRQNTISTSALRELYEEKVAMQAKSGQHPNNYLKPKYGHQLKGGPQPRNDLQLKSGPEPNHDPPTENAVINHRVTEEITVPTDSGSINNCEKQGTAPKEEHLTPKVVRTPRSERRKTITGVYTEKISTLEDDKRRSIADFRDNHTLYGRETSPLSVKAMSALYLSKVAAAEPAGSPLKTEQGPPSPTRQRITKFQPAAQDLCSSCLKPVYPMEKMAADKFIFHKNCFCCNHCKQKLSLRNYAPLYGEFYCVFHYQQLFRKKGNYDEGFGHQQHKNRWLLSRSIGTDTI, from the exons ATGGAGGTGAAGAGTAACATGAGGAGGGCCCAGTCTCTCAGAAGCATCAGTGCTGATCATTCCCTGTCCTGGACAGAAGCTGGACTCAGGGACAGGAGGAAATCTGTTTCTCAGCTTGTGGCCCA ATACCAGAACTCTGCTGGAGGAAAGGCTAAAGCTAAGTCAGATtcagtggaaaaccaacaaagg CTGACCCTGCAGTTTACAGCCATCCCTGTCACAGGGCCACAAACCAAACCAGACTCTCCGCTGCAGAGTCATGAGAGCAAAGAGAGGCCGAAGGTTCGGTCCAGTCTTCCCAGCAACACTCCTCTCACCCGCAGCAAATCTATGGAAATCCTCCCTCGCCAAAACACCATAAGCACGAGTGCTCTCAGGGAGCTCTACGAGGAAAAGGTAGCCATGCAGGCCAAGAGTGGTCAACACCCCAACAATTATCTGAAGCCCAAGTACGGTCATCAGCTCAAGGGTGGTCCACAACCCAGGAACGATCTGCAACTCAAGAGTGGTCCAGAGCCAAATCATGACCCTCCCACTGAGAATGCTGTGATCAACCATAGAGTCACGGAGGAAATAACAGTGCCAACAGATTCAGGAAGCATTAATAACTGTGAAAAACAAGGCACAGCACCAAAAGAGGAGCATCTGACCCCAAAG GTGGTGAGAACTCCACGCTCCGAAAGAAGAAAGACTATAACAGGAGTCTATACTGAAAAAATATCCACTCTAGAAG ATGATAAAAGGAGATCAATCGCAGACTTCAGAGACAACCACACTCTCTACGGCCGGGAGACGTCTCCTCTGTCAGTTAAAGCCATGTCCGCGCTCTATCTGTCCAAAGTGGCAGCTGCAGAGCCTGCGGGGAGCCCTTTAAAAACA GAACAAGGTCCTCCATCTCCAACCAGGCAGAGAATTACCAAG TTTCAGCCGGCCGCTCAGGACCTGTGTTCCTCCTGCCTCAAGCCTGTTTACCCCATGGAGAAAATGGCAGCAGacaaatttatttttcacaaaaactgcTTCTGCTGTAACCACTGCAAACAGAAACTCAG TCTACGTAACTACGCGCCACTCTACGGAGAGTTCTACTGTGTGTTCCACTACCAGCAGCTCTTCAGGAAGAAGGGAAACTATGATGAGGGCTTTGGACACCAGCAGCATAAGAACCGCTGGCTTCTGAGCAGAAGTATTGGGACAGACACCATCTGA
- the LOC136699730 gene encoding xin actin-binding repeat-containing protein 1-like, which yields MADVAQKEPEPQSAEDPALPYVTSPVPPNNSRDECQSPVPTPPLKEAVSNLYQQRQKCELKRLLKHTCPELKGLGNVVDEEFADILNSGLATDISYGGEVQSRRWIFENGAVNTGELPQTQAHWMQKCVEGGHVFEQASICLQGEESKQGRVPFPLGSSQEHTADPEQECEALAQEESFRVDVKAKRKMFECQSRDTSRDSPEDVFPGKVVVSAEEKGEVQKQRKDFETYQSDPVKRSSPLNITDITDIGQEGGGTYGGISKAKEIFEKGSQGKESSSAANENIDTEDEIWKTNVRNRTQMFESTPLDRINWQNEGELDTVVQSMSRTLASLHNFSVIHSHGILIEASEAGHVRKAKYNLIQEEGPEIQHEETVMGSMKSILLQLLARANINSLVAFLKEDDQGNVEIKNVQVPTHQLPFTVNQDKEYRTTIMVQVIEDLLGQETSLGKGVLIQDCEMGSVDILAYVLYRHDGHDGTGQTAHCLLGSGETTREQTSQTQLEITPQEEAETLSQEGECRVDVKATRKIFEDQLVDTLGDNLKDVFHGRDVSEEEKGVLISGKGDDTLVMYTPPPPIQDDDSTSLGTEENKTSNVKLFRSCIEKGELDYLKQLQRSSSEEDLFSSQEREQNVIIAPGNFKMIKAIFTNPDNAGTSLPSDNLVQKQLNKTADSTITHGNDSLPSRPEIEQWFAESHHVEPERSLQCQNASVHENVEEGMVIQTELVDIAEDNQLLNLQAAILSLQQATEEARALQQSIQEKQQEISLENSTNPTTAHDSEDNQNLTHTTKEDSLTESLSSNNSETGHHPEESEEAMKGRVQAALDSLGKSNFNVTKGDFKAAMIYRHSGKTFAGQKNIINVETAVKESEVTATSEENKACHCSPCPGLVTPEAKHEGAEAGSHQGQTTNKPMACPPRTNQTHTETSVQSNKRIRPKPAIPPKPDHLKVNLSSKTVVILGHAGDMNKSQAEPNSKPKQCAGNESLEQQSQGHTSNSEGNPTAEDTRHQILEESQRKGSENMLCLNDSGPEFQTALQNFGMKTGRAIPPVKPKRIKMATSSIAESALQNDPNTRNSKPNDGGLEGQPEVHVTMREKKVRKESEEERRQRLSVHMDEIMRENASAAMDIFDQLRRQEELKNILSKVEEIEEDTSKEHVSDLQKIFESVPDWVVPENSPKNTVVDKKAGRSEMVCERELMSSMQVAYGDLEKASAAIITLKEQTLSRLMDIEETIKKALCSVSTLKSDSDIAGLSGLFKESMMDVQSSSVSGNIRKISIGSSKSPKAESGNTLEVPGKSFTEDPAMHAERFKPGLSLPTPKPRSGSPSSPSFISIQSAARKNANPPTPSNPQNPSPKAETFQSTTCYNMTADHKLCCVTKCPSCCPAKENRQVSTLEVQTIPEGEKVIGTKTIREKYEEMDCFGNKFYSSKTSTVMTTQPEPGTCFRRQITSRPATSEVVTFPRINMASVNDNHASS from the coding sequence ATGGCAGATGTGGCGCAAAAGGAGCCTGAGCCGCAATCAGCTGAGGACCCAGCTCTGCCATATGTAACCAGTCCCGTCCCGCCAAACAACTCCAGAGATGAATGCCAGTCCCCCGTTCCAACACCCCCTTTAAAAGAAGCCGTCTCCAATCTGTACCAGCAACGCCAGAAATGTGAGCTGAAGCGACTCCTCAAGCACACCTGTCCAGAGCTAAAGGGCCTGGGAAATGTAGTTGATGAGGAGTTTGCTGACATACTAAACTCTGGCTTAGCTACAGATATATCATACGGGGGTGAGGTCCAGTCAAGGCGCTGGATATTTGAGAACGGTGCTGTCAACACTGGGGAGCTCCCTCAAACACAAGCACATTGGATGCAGAAGTGTGTTGAAGGAGGACATGTGTTTGAACAGGCCTCAATTTGTTTACAAGGAGAAGAGTCTAAACAAGGAAGAGTACCTTTTCCTTTGGGTTCTAGCCAGGAGCATACAGctgacccagagcaggaatgTGAAGCACTTGCTCAAGAGGAGAGCTTCAGGGTAGATGTTAAAGCCAAGCGGAAAATGTTTGAATGTCAGTCAAGGGACACGTCAAGAGATAGCCCAGAGGATGTGTTTCCAGGGAAGGTTGTTGTGTCTGCGGAAGAAAAGGGAGAGGTccaaaaacaaaggaaagaCTTTGAGACATACCAGAGCGACCCAGTCAAAAGATCCAGCCCTCTTAACATTACAGATATTACAGACATAGGTCAAGAGGGTGGAGGAACATACGGAGGAATATCTAAAGCCAAAGAGATCTTTGAAAAGGGATCACAAGGCAAAGAAAGCAGCTCAGCAGCAAACGAGAACATCGACACAGAAGATGAAATTTGGAAGACAAATGTTAGGAACAGAACACAGATGTTTGAGTCAACTCCACTGGACAGGATCAACTGGCAAAACGAAGGAGAACTGGACACTGTGGTGCAGAGCATGAGCAGGACCTTAGCATCTCTTCATAACTTCAGTGTTATTCATTCTCATGGGATCCTTATTGAAGCCAGTGAGGCTGGGCATGTGAGAAAGGCAAAGTACAATTTAATTCAGGAGGAAGGTCCAGAAATACAACACGAAGAGACCGTTATGGGAAGTATGAAGAGCATTTTGCTTCAGCTTTTGGCAAGAGCAAACATAAACTCACTCGTAGCCTTCCTAAAAGAGGACGATCAAGGTAATGTGGAAATCAAGAATGTACAGGTCCCAACTCATCAACTTCCTTTCACTGTGAACCAGGACAAAGAATACAGAACTACAATCATGGTTCAGGTCATTGAAGATCTACTGGGTCAAGAGACAAGTCTCGGAAAAGGAGTTTTAATACAAGACTGTGAGATGGGATCAGTGGACATATTAGCTTATGTTCTTTATAGGCATGATGGTCATGATGGCACTGGTCAAACAGCACATTGTCTTCTAGGTTCTGGTGAGACCACCAGAGAGCAAACTTCACAGACACAGCTTGAGATCACCCCACAAGAAGAAGCTGAAACACTTTCACAGGAGGGAGAATGTAGGGTAGATGTTAAAGCCACAAGGAAAATCTTTGAAGATCAATTAGTGGACACCTTGGGAGACAACTTAAAGGATGTTTTTCATGGACGGGATGTGTCTGAGGAAGAAAAGGGTGTTCTGATAAGTGGAAAAGGTGATGACACACTTGTCATGTATACCCCACCACCTCCCATCCAAGACGATGACTCGACTTCTTTAGGAACTGAGGAAAACAAGACTAGTAATGTAAAACTATTTCGAAGCTGCATTGAGAAGGGAGAACTGGATTACTTGAAACAACTGCAGAGAAGTTCGTCGGAGGAagatctcttctcttctcaggAAAGAGAGCAAAATGTTATCATTGCACCAGGTAATTTTAAGATGATCAAAGCCATATTCACCAATCCAGACAATGCTGGGACTTCTCTGCCATCTGATAACCTTGTCCAAAAACAGTTGAATAAAACAGCTGATAGTACTATCACACATGGAAATGATTCACTTCCAAGCCGTCCAGAGATTGAACAATGGTTTGCTGAAAGTCACCATGTTGAACCTGAAAGATCTCTACAATGTCAAAATGCATCGGTTCACGAAAATGTAGAGGAAGGTATGGTAATCCAGACAGAGCTGGTTGACATTGCAGAAGATAATCAGTTGTTGAACCTTCAAGCAGCCATTCTGAGTCTCCAGCAAGCCACAGAGGAGGCAAGAGCCCTTCAACAAAGTATTCAGGAGAAGCAACAAGAGATTTCTCTTGAAAATTCCACCAATCCCACCACTGCTCATGATTCAGAAGACAACCAAAACCTCACACATACCACAAAAGAAGATAGCCTTACAGAGAGTCTATCTTCAAATAATTCTGAAACTGGACACCACCCAGAAGAATCAGAGGAGGCCATGAAAGGTAGGGTACAAGCAGCTCTTGATTCTTTGGGCAAATCCAATTTCAATGTCACTAAAGGGGACTTTAAAGCTGCAATGATTTATAGGCATTCAGGAAAAACATTTGCTGGACAGAAGAATATAATAAATGTGGAGACCGCTGTCAAAGAGTCTGAGGTGACTGCCACTtcagaagaaaacaaagcatGCCACTGCTCCCCCTGTCCTGGTCTGGTGACTCCAGAGGCAAAGCATGAGGGAGCTGAAGCAGGCTCACATCAAGGCCAGACTACAAATAAACCAATGGCATGCCCCCCTCGgacaaaccaaacacacacagagacctctgTTCAGAGTAACAAAAGAATCAGACCTAAGCCAGCCATTCCTCCTAAACCAGACCATTTAAAGGTAAACCTCAGTTCCAAAACTGTAGTCATTCTTGGTCATGCAGGGGATATGAATAAATCCCAAGCTGAACCGAACTCCAAACCAAAGCAATGTGCAGGAAATGAAAGCCTCGAACAACAAAGTCAAGGTCATACCAGCAATTCTGAGGGAAATCCAACAGCAGAAGACACAAGGCATCAAATACTTGAAGAAAGTCAAAGGAAAGGCTCAGAAAACatgctgtgcctaaatgactctgGCCCAGAATTTCAAACAGCTCTGCAGAACTTCGGCATGAAGACAGGACGAGCAATTCCACCCGTGAAACCCAAAAGAATCAAAATGGCAACAAGCAGTATAGCAGAATCCGCCCTGCAAAATGACCCAAATACCAGAAACAGTAAACCAAATGATGGTGGACTTGAAGGACAACCAGAGGTTCACGTGACTATGAGGGAGAAGAAAGTCAGGAAAGAAAGCGAAGAAGAACGAAGGCAGAGGCTGTCAGTTCACATGGATGAAATCATGCGGGAGAATGCGAGTGCAGCGATGGACATTTTTGACCAACTGAGAAGGCAGGAGGAGCTGAAAAACATCCTCTCCAAAGTTGAAGAGATTGAAGAAGATACAAGCAAGGAACATGTAAGTGATCTACAAAAGATATTTGAGAGTGTGCCGGATTGGGTTGTGCCTgaaaacagtccaaaaaacacagtgGTGGACAAGAAAGCAGGGAGATCTGAGATGGTCTGTGAACGTGAGCTGATGTCTTCAATGCAGGTGGCATATGGAGACCTTGAAAAAGCAAGTGCTGCAATAATCACACTAAAGGAACAAACACTGTCAAGGCTTATGGACATAGAGGAAACCATCAAGAAAGCACTCTGCTCTGTCTCTACACTGAAATCTGACTCTGACATTGCAGGACTCTCAGGTCTGTTCAAGGAGTCTATGATGGATGTACAAAGTTCCTCTGTCTCAGGAAATATACGGAAAATCAGCATTGGGTCGAGCAAATCCCCAAAAGCCGAGAGTGGGAATACTCTAGAAGTTcctgggaagagttttactgaagacCCAGCGATGCACGCAGAGAGATTTAAACCAGGGCTTAGTCTTCCAACACCTAAACCAAGGTCAGGATCTCCGTCTTCACCCTCGTTCATTTCCATCCAGTCTGCTGCCAGAAAAAACGCAAACCCACCAACGCCAAGTAATCCTCAGAACCCAAGCCCCAAAGCTGAGACCTTTCAGTCTACAACTTGTTACAACATGACTGCCGACCACAAGCTTTGCTGTGTTACGAAGTGTCCCTCCTGCTGTCCAGCCAAAGAAAATCGGCAGGTCAGCACTCTGGAAGTGCAAACAATcccagagggagagaaagtcaTAGGCACAAAGACCATCAGGGAGAAATATGAAGAAATGGACTGCTTCGGCAACAAGTTCTACTCCTCCAAGACCTCCACAGTTATGACCACACAGCCTGAGCCTGGCACATGTTTCAGACGCCAAATTACGAGCAGACCAGCCACTTCAGAAGTGGTCACCTTTCCAAGAATCAACATGGCTTCTGTTAATGATAATCATGCTTCTTCGTAG